Proteins from a single region of Hydra vulgaris chromosome 12, alternate assembly HydraT2T_AEP:
- the LOC101240449 gene encoding ubinuclein-1 isoform X7 — MSDGKRNTLSVSFEKPKLGNLFPDNNKTQNELVHRYNLNLFPSNDASFPEFDYSLLLKSVQKVNSTADSPLDNFEEDSTLKALAKKLEQKYTFDIGYGYDESDSFLDNSEAYDEVVPSDWTTEHGGFYINEGNLDFKPVSQSSNDKILQKVFASGKKRKRIIPKELNTEKKKKQFLNKEKQRKKLEALNKAQKILFKKKHKKNSSVVHDETSQDGGLNKSLEDDLPLSKIKESVNGSSDKKIVPENDKKHDVVVTSAVQTSSITFQHKSHVNTLVNNSLTTAISNMSNKQKPENENLKNSPVKVESPLPSGLNENLLFFIKQLCSFASIHSKGSFFTPEVNQTLLKFARECKVLSPRLRNGVYEHVSFYLPCAKDTLRKRCQRLIVKDQQDLEDEPLKLLKEAIEKNMVEQKKNYDDQVDETIQEQAREQIKHTGLDPIKSNENQDVDAKVKKYTPKKKFVWHDDIRKLLCDVVQVKVNKFSKSNKSMSAEEYIKDFLESEIRKLWPKGWMTSRVLYKECRATHNAITQPLKVRKFKNDFTKECSVVSSVSLSEKSSITLNGSPLSTTTLNDSGIKNPVVHSSISKPSISNSLTLLNVSSQCKQVAPVTSRIMTTNSLTLISNSSPNRQIISVTSDNKCSISSLKLVDVPSSESKLVINSNFSPSLHTNSLIKQSIQHSVGSRDSHQALPLNKSHIALIERSKNTIYTQSSLSSTDSSQISKNNICKSNQTYTHVPEYSYSHNISFSSNLNQSKTLQPKNSKVTLTSPMVNFTYNTTENRICIPALGKASNQFIYTQNNLNQPKFRSAVGTSVSNNISESWRKDSSCLSRLPFDTNHNAKYLKDKDSITSNNLSKHDWNHHNKFRTSTSTVPVYPRRVDTIIISDDEINRNILTSEIYNIQSKNSERTSNPHLLSQHLVKTSLIAKSPNLNLFESNSSSRLLAPQQVVDNTTSPQKSIDIFTKNNGANNVGQHFSSLEHPRSLQKIQDAQIVVSATSSNR; from the exons atgtCTGATGGTAAAAGGAATACTTTATCTGTTTCTTTTGAAAAACCAAAGCTTGGTAACCTATTTCCTGATAATAACAAGACTCAAAATGAATTAGTTCATAGATATAATTTGAATCTGTTTCCATCTAATGATGCATCATTTCCAGAATTTGATTATTCTTTGTTACTCAAATCAgta caaaaagtaAATTCAACTGCAGATTCACCATTAGATAATTTTGAAGAAGATTCCACATTAAAAGCACTGGCAAAAAAGTTGgaacaaaaatat acttTTGACATTGGTTATGGATATGATGAGTCAGATTCATTTCTTGACAATTCTGAAGCT tatGATGAAGTTGTTCCGTCTGACTGGACAACTGAACATGGTGGGTTTTACATAAATGAAGGGAATTTAGACTTCAAACCAGTATCTCAGAGTTCGAAtgataa AATACTGCAAAAGGTGTTTGCAAGTGGCAAAAAAAGAAAG AGAATTATTCCGAAGGAATTAAATActgaaaagaagaaaaaacagtttttaaacaaggaaaaacaaagaaaaaaactagaagctTTAAATAAGGCACAAAA gatactttttaaaaaaaagcataaaaagaaTAGCTCTGTTGTTCATGATGAGACTTCTCAAGATGGTGGTTTGAACAAATCTCTAGAAGATGATCTGCCGctatctaaaattaaagaatctGTAAATGGTTCATCAGATAAAAAAATCGTACCTGAGAATGATAAGAAACATGATGTTGTAGTTACAAGTGCAGTTCAAACAAGTAGCATCACCTTTCAACATAAAAGTCATGTAAATACACTTGTCAACAATAGCTTAACAACTGCAATATCCAATATGTCTAACAAACAAAAACCAGAAAATGAAAACCTTAAAAACTCTCCAGTTAAAGTTGAATCCCCTCTACCAAGTGGACTCAAtgaaaatttgttgttttttatcaaacagTTATGTTCTTTTGCATCTATTCACAGTAAAGGATCGTTTTTTACTCCAGAAGTCAACCAAACTTTGCTAAA attTGCTCGAGAGTGTAAGGTTTTATCGCCTCGATTAAGAAAT GGAGTATACGAACACGTATCATTTTATTTGCCATGTGCTAAAGATACATTGCGTAAAAGATGTCAGCGTCTTATTGTAAAGGATCAGCAAGATCTTGAAGATGAacctttaaaacttttgaaggAAG CCATTGAAAAGAACATGGttgaacagaaaaaaaattatgatgatCAAGTTGATGAAACTATACAAGAACAAGCTAGAGAACA aattaagcATACTGGGCTTGATCCAATAAAGTCAAATGAG aaTCAAGATGTTGATGccaaagtcaaaaaatatacCCCAAAGAAGAAGTTTGTTTGGCATGATGATATAAG aaaGTTACTCTGTGACGTTGTACAAgtgaaagtaaataaattttcaaagtcaAATAAAAGCATGTCAGCTGAAGAATATATAAAG gactTTTTGGAGTCTGAGATAAGAAAATTATGGCCTAAAGGTTGGATGACAAGTAG AGTATTGTATAAAGAATGTCGTGCAACACATAATGCTATAACCCAGCCATT gaaagttagaaaatttaaaaatgactttactAAAGAGTGTTCTGTGGTTTCATCAGTTTCTTTATCTGAAAAGAGTTCAATTACTTTAAATGGATCACCTCTTTCTACTACCACATTGAATGACTCTGGAATCAAGAATCCTGTTGTTCACAGTAGCATTTCCAAACCTTCTATTTCAAATAGCCTAACTTTACTAAATGTTTCTTCCCAATGTAAACAAGTTGCACCTGTTACATCCAGAATTATGACAACTAATAGTTTGACTTTAATATCTAATTCTTCACCGAATAGACAAATTATTTCTGTTACTTCAGACAATAAATGTTCTATATCTTCATTGAAGTTAGTAGACGTTCCTTCATCTGAGtcaaaattagttataaattcaaatttttctcCCTCTTTACACACAAACAGTTTAATTAAGCAAAGTATACAACATTCTGTGGGATCTCGTGACTCCCATCAAGCTTTACCATTAAATAAATCACATATTGCATTAATAGAAAGATCGAAAAACACAATTTACACTCAATCAAGCTTATCTTCAACAGATTCTTcacaaattagtaaaaataatatctgTAAATCAAATCAAACATACACTCATGTTCCTGAATACAGTTATTCTCATAATATCAGCTTCTCTTCCAATTTAAACCAATCAAAAACATTACAACCTAAAAATAGCAAAGTGACGCTTACTTCACCTATGGTAAATTTTACTTACAACACTACAGAAAATCGAATTTGTATACCAGCTTTGGGTAAAGCTTCAAATCAGTTTATTTATACACAAAACAATCTTAATCAGCCTAAATTCAGAAGTGCTGTGGGGACTTCAGTTTCTAACAATATATCAGAAAGTTGGCGAAAAGATAGCAGTTGTTTATCTAGATTACCTTTTGATACAAACCATAATGCAAAGTATTTAAAGGATAAAGACAGTATAACATCTAATAACCTCTCTAAACATGATTGGAATCATCATAATAAGTTTAGAACTAGCACTAGTACTGTGCCTGTGTACCCTAGACGCGTTgacacaataataataagtgaTGATGAAATTAACAGAAATATTTTAACTTCTGAAATCTATAATATTCAATCCAAAAACAGTGAACGTACCTCTAACCCCCATTTGTTATCTCAGCATTTAGTTAAAACATCATTAATAGCAAAATCAccgaatttaaatttatttgaaagtaaCTCCTCTTCTCGTTTGCTTGCCCCCCAACAAGTTGTTGATAATACGACTTCTCCTCAAAAGTCTATCgatatttttaccaaaaataatgGAGCAAACAATGTTGGTCAACACTTTTCATCTTTGGAACATCCTCGATCTCTTCAAAAAATTCAAGATGCACAAATAGTTGTTTCAGCAACATCTTCTAATAG